One Natronomonas moolapensis 8.8.11 genomic region harbors:
- the mptA gene encoding GTP cyclohydrolase MptA, translating into MSQQLPDVQASSPEVSVGLNRVGVTGVEKLVKLHRPEDRPIVLMAEFEVFVDLPGWRKGADMSRNMEVVDEMLEEAVSEPALRVEDVCGDVAERLIEKHDYTTEAEVRMEAEYVIREETPATDRPTQATADIVASATASEDGTTREEIGCHVVGMTVCPCSQGMSESRARDVLEGLDVERETIDAFLEEVPQPGHSQRGHATLTVETSGQPQVDLNDLIEIARDSMSARIYNLAKRPDEDHMTFQSHSDAKFVEDCVRAMADGLVETYPDLPDDTVVSMEQSNDESIHQHNAHAERVAEFGQLADEVDGETDV; encoded by the coding sequence ATGAGCCAGCAGCTGCCGGACGTCCAGGCGTCCAGCCCCGAAGTCAGCGTCGGCCTCAACCGGGTCGGCGTGACGGGTGTCGAAAAGCTCGTGAAACTCCACCGACCGGAGGACCGCCCGATCGTCCTGATGGCGGAGTTCGAGGTGTTCGTCGACCTCCCCGGCTGGCGGAAAGGGGCGGACATGAGCCGGAACATGGAGGTCGTCGACGAGATGCTCGAGGAGGCCGTCTCCGAGCCCGCCCTCCGGGTCGAGGACGTCTGTGGCGACGTCGCCGAGCGCCTCATCGAGAAACACGACTACACGACGGAAGCCGAGGTCCGCATGGAAGCCGAATACGTAATCCGCGAGGAGACGCCGGCGACCGACCGGCCGACGCAGGCGACGGCCGACATCGTCGCCTCCGCGACCGCCAGCGAGGACGGCACCACGCGCGAGGAGATCGGTTGTCACGTCGTCGGGATGACCGTCTGCCCGTGCTCGCAGGGTATGAGCGAGTCGCGGGCCCGCGACGTGCTCGAAGGCCTCGACGTCGAGCGGGAGACGATCGACGCGTTCCTCGAGGAGGTCCCACAGCCCGGTCACTCACAGCGCGGCCACGCGACGTTGACCGTCGAGACGTCCGGCCAGCCGCAGGTCGACCTCAACGACCTCATCGAGATCGCCCGCGACTCGATGAGCGCGCGGATCTACAACCTCGCGAAGCGGCCCGACGAGGACCACATGACCTTCCAGAGCCACAGCGACGCGAAGTTCGTAGAGGACTGCGTCCGGGCGATGGCCGATGGCCTCGTCGAGACTTACCCCGACCTCCCCGACGACACGGTCGTTAGCATGGAACAATCCAACGACGAGTCGATCCACCAGCACAACGCCCACGCCGAGCGCGTCGCCGAGTTCGGACAACTTGCGGACGAAGTCGACGGCGAAACGGACGTCTGA
- a CDS encoding KaiC domain-containing protein yields the protein MSDDDWFERDGPDGRDDESLADDPTGGEPTTDDFEAAFDAASSGGGDGPEMADFEAALDAGAGASGDEFEESFESDIPRIELGIGGLDQMIQGGVPERSLMVTMGSAGTGKTTFGLQFINHGLEAGEKAVFITLEEGASAVERAAKEKGWPFDEYVADEQLAIVDLDPIEMANSLTSIRNDLPRLVSAFGAERLVLDSVSLLEMMYDEQSRRRTEVFDFTKSLKRAGVTTMLTSEASDRDAYTSKHGIIEYLTDAVFVLQYVRSEFGETRLAVEIQKIRNANHSRETKPYEITGDGLSVYRQADIF from the coding sequence ATGAGTGACGACGATTGGTTCGAGCGGGACGGCCCTGACGGCAGGGACGACGAGTCGCTCGCGGACGACCCGACCGGCGGCGAGCCGACGACGGATGACTTCGAGGCCGCCTTCGACGCCGCCTCCTCCGGCGGGGGCGACGGCCCGGAGATGGCGGACTTCGAGGCCGCCCTCGACGCCGGAGCGGGCGCGAGCGGTGACGAGTTCGAGGAGTCCTTCGAGTCGGATATCCCGCGCATCGAACTCGGCATCGGCGGCCTCGACCAGATGATCCAGGGCGGCGTCCCCGAGCGTTCGCTGATGGTCACGATGGGATCGGCCGGGACCGGGAAGACCACCTTCGGGTTGCAGTTTATCAACCACGGGCTCGAGGCCGGCGAGAAGGCGGTGTTCATCACGCTGGAGGAGGGCGCCTCGGCCGTCGAGCGGGCGGCCAAGGAGAAGGGTTGGCCCTTCGATGAGTACGTCGCCGACGAGCAACTGGCGATCGTCGATCTGGACCCGATCGAGATGGCCAACAGCCTCACGTCGATCCGAAACGACCTCCCACGGCTCGTCTCGGCGTTCGGGGCCGAGCGGCTCGTACTCGACTCGGTTTCGTTGCTCGAGATGATGTACGACGAGCAGTCCAGGCGTCGAACCGAGGTGTTCGACTTCACGAAGTCGCTCAAACGGGCGGGCGTCACGACGATGCTGACGAGCGAGGCGAGCGACCGGGACGCCTACACCTCCAAACACGGCATCATCGAGTACCTGACGGACGCCGTCTTCGTCCTCCAGTACGTCCGATCGGAGTTCGGAGAGACGCGGCTGGCCGTCGAGATCCAGAAGATCAGAAACGCCAACCACTCCCGGGAGACGAAACCCTACGAGATCACCGGCGACGGGCTCTCGGTGTACCGACAGGCAGACATCTTCTGA
- the secF gene encoding protein translocase subunit SecF: MDVPVPDIDYTEYTNRQLVVVPLGVLAAAIVVLAVATALSGLPVALGIEFTGGTEMQVVTDDAPTEIRDTFDTEVESVTPIAGQTDSYQLTFQADDADPLLEQAERAGYEIESVGERSASFATDSQRQAIIGLAVAFGGMAALVALMFRTFIPSIAVIASAFSDLVIPLALMRLFDIELTLGTVAALLMLVGYSVDSDLLLNNHVLRRHGDFYTSTARAMRTGVTMTTTSIAAMVVMTLVAYAFGIPLLPDVGVILAFGLLADLMNTYLLNVSLLRYYKYEGIAK; encoded by the coding sequence ATGGATGTGCCGGTACCGGACATCGATTACACGGAGTACACCAACCGCCAGTTGGTGGTGGTCCCGCTCGGGGTGTTGGCCGCTGCCATCGTCGTCCTCGCGGTCGCGACGGCGCTGTCGGGGTTGCCGGTAGCGCTCGGCATCGAGTTCACCGGCGGCACCGAGATGCAGGTCGTCACCGACGACGCCCCCACCGAGATACGCGACACCTTCGACACCGAGGTCGAATCGGTCACGCCGATCGCCGGGCAGACCGACTCCTATCAGTTGACGTTCCAGGCCGACGACGCAGATCCGCTGCTCGAACAGGCCGAACGCGCCGGCTACGAGATCGAGTCGGTCGGCGAGCGATCCGCGAGTTTCGCCACCGACTCCCAGCGGCAGGCGATCATCGGGCTGGCGGTCGCCTTCGGCGGCATGGCCGCCCTCGTCGCCCTGATGTTTCGGACGTTCATCCCGTCGATCGCCGTCATCGCGTCGGCCTTTTCGGATCTCGTGATCCCGCTGGCGCTGATGCGGCTGTTCGACATCGAGTTGACACTCGGGACGGTCGCGGCGCTTTTGATGCTCGTCGGCTACTCCGTGGACTCGGATCTGCTCTTGAACAACCACGTCCTCAGACGCCACGGTGACTTTTACACCTCGACGGCCCGGGCGATGCGGACCGGGGTCACGATGACGACGACATCGATTGCCGCAATGGTCGTGATGACGCTCGTCGCCTACGCCTTCGGCATCCCGCTGCTCCCCGACGTCGGGGTGATACTCGCCTTCGGGCTGTTGGCCGATCTGATGAACACCTACCTGTTGAACGTGAGCCTGCTCCGATACTACAAGTACGAGGGGATCGCCAAATGA
- a CDS encoding NAD(+)/NADH kinase has product MHIGVVAKRDTPRAVELAGRIRRRVDATVTLDELTAEALGTEGRSVGALAACDLVVSIGGDGTFLFAAREVSPTPIMGVNLGEVGFLNAVSPGDCVGSVRSAVDRLRGGEATFQELPQIQAAGDGWELPAAVNEVAILGPQRGRNNGIGFEVRVDGERYAGGRGDGVLVSTPAGSTAYNLSEGGPLVHPDVSAFVVTEMCPVEPMPSLAVPTVAEITVRVESAASAVVVADGRSRERVDLPSTVSLRPAETPVRIAGPRLEFFTALGKLE; this is encoded by the coding sequence ATGCATATCGGCGTCGTCGCAAAGCGTGACACCCCGCGTGCCGTCGAGCTCGCGGGCCGGATCCGACGCCGCGTGGACGCGACCGTCACGCTCGACGAGTTGACCGCCGAGGCGCTCGGCACCGAGGGCCGCTCGGTCGGAGCGCTCGCGGCCTGTGATCTCGTGGTCTCTATCGGCGGCGACGGGACGTTCCTCTTTGCCGCTCGCGAGGTGTCGCCGACGCCGATTATGGGGGTCAATCTCGGTGAAGTCGGCTTTCTGAACGCCGTGTCGCCGGGCGACTGCGTCGGGTCGGTTCGGTCGGCGGTCGATCGCCTCCGGGGTGGTGAAGCGACGTTTCAGGAACTTCCACAGATCCAGGCGGCGGGTGACGGCTGGGAGCTTCCGGCGGCGGTCAACGAGGTCGCGATCCTCGGGCCACAGCGCGGCCGGAACAACGGAATCGGCTTCGAGGTCCGCGTCGACGGCGAACGCTACGCGGGAGGACGAGGTGACGGCGTGCTCGTCTCGACGCCCGCGGGATCGACCGCTTACAACCTCAGCGAGGGCGGCCCACTCGTCCACCCCGACGTGTCGGCGTTCGTCGTCACCGAGATGTGCCCCGTAGAGCCGATGCCCTCGCTCGCCGTCCCGACGGTGGCCGAAATAACCGTCCGAGTCGAGAGCGCGGCGAGCGCCGTCGTCGTCGCGGACGGCCGGAGCCGCGAGCGCGTCGACCTGCCGAGTACCGTTTCGCTCCGCCCTGCGGAGACGCCCGTTCGGATCGCCGGCCCGCGGCTGGAGTTCTTCACCGCGCTCGGGAAGCTCGAGTGA
- a CDS encoding protein sorting system archaetidylserine synthase (This PssA-like phosphatidyltransferase, along with a PssD-like decarboxylase, is required in Haloarchaea for the archaeosortase ArtA to replace the PGF-CTERM sorting signal with a C-terminal lipid anchor.), with the protein MQPRFLGRLGVADTVTATNAAIGFAAVATATVDPSLAARLILLAAIADGLDGVVARRLGGTDVGPLLDSLADVASFGVAPAALVYAVATDGGAAGSTTPLALAALVASGLYVAMAVVRLAIYTLEDSDRAETVGVQTTLSATLLSVAYLAGVGEPAALIALVAACSYLMVAPVSYPDLYARDAIVLGGLQALVIAFPVAFNRVLPRSLLVFAVGYLVLAPVAYWREP; encoded by the coding sequence ATGCAGCCGCGGTTTCTCGGACGGCTTGGCGTCGCCGATACGGTGACGGCCACGAACGCGGCCATCGGCTTCGCCGCCGTCGCGACCGCGACGGTTGACCCTTCGCTCGCGGCGCGGCTGATTCTGTTGGCCGCCATCGCCGACGGCCTCGACGGCGTCGTCGCCCGCCGTCTCGGCGGGACCGACGTCGGACCGTTGCTCGATTCGCTGGCGGACGTGGCCTCGTTCGGCGTGGCCCCGGCCGCACTCGTGTACGCTGTCGCGACCGACGGCGGTGCGGCCGGGAGTACGACCCCGCTCGCTCTCGCTGCGCTCGTCGCGTCGGGGCTGTACGTCGCTATGGCTGTCGTCCGACTCGCCATCTACACCCTCGAGGACAGCGACCGCGCGGAGACCGTGGGGGTACAGACGACGCTGTCTGCCACGCTGCTCTCGGTGGCGTATCTCGCCGGGGTCGGGGAGCCGGCGGCGTTGATCGCCCTCGTCGCGGCGTGTTCGTACCTGATGGTTGCACCGGTGTCGTACCCGGACCTCTACGCGCGGGACGCGATCGTCCTCGGCGGGTTGCAGGCGCTCGTTATCGCCTTTCCGGTCGCGTTCAACCGCGTCCTGCCGCGATCGCTTTTGGTGTTCGCCGTCGGCTATCTCGTCCTCGCTCCCGTCGCGTACTGGCGCGAGCCCTGA
- a CDS encoding preprotein translocase subunit SecD yields the protein MKLHIKKHWRIWLLVGFLLVSTVAVFAPLGGSGGILGPSEDADQASGSQYTNLQFGLELSGGTQVRAPFVGMTVSGLEIDPSDRRAIESTLQDELELSASDVRADAETGTVEVFDDDVVGNTTRAEFADALSAAGYPTEAGDVRMGVTSDTRDNAEDVLNERLTERGLGGGTATQVSAPGQQFMVVEVPGANRTEVIDLIGDRGQVEIWAMYPDENGTYETEALLDQGDLAEVGGAQQQQGETFVPIRLSEGAGARFGDAMRANGFDQQGGTRCRYDLNASLEANTEDDPGRCLLTTLDGEVVFAAGIAPSLSSSFESGAFDEDPSYRTTTTSFEEARELEINMRAGALRTNLDIDNRGTTFFLLPSLAERFKPLSLVTGGAAVLAVSLMVFFRYRRKEIAAPMLLAAGAEVYLLLGFAAAVSLPLDLSHIAGFIAVIGTGVDDLVIIADEIMQQGDVSTSRVFESRFRKAFWVIGAAAATTVVAMSPLAVLSLGDLQGFAIVTIVGVLIGVLITRPAYGDILRILVLGEDD from the coding sequence ATGAAACTCCACATCAAGAAACACTGGCGGATCTGGCTGCTCGTCGGCTTTTTGCTCGTGAGTACGGTCGCCGTCTTCGCGCCGCTCGGCGGCAGCGGTGGCATCCTCGGGCCGAGCGAGGACGCCGATCAGGCGTCGGGGTCGCAGTACACCAACCTGCAGTTCGGGCTCGAGCTCTCTGGCGGCACGCAGGTTCGTGCGCCGTTCGTCGGGATGACGGTCTCGGGGCTCGAGATCGATCCGAGCGATCGGCGGGCGATCGAATCGACGCTGCAGGACGAACTCGAGTTGAGCGCGAGCGACGTCCGAGCCGACGCCGAGACCGGAACCGTCGAGGTGTTCGACGACGACGTCGTCGGGAACACGACCCGAGCCGAGTTCGCCGACGCGCTCTCGGCGGCTGGCTATCCGACAGAGGCGGGCGACGTCCGGATGGGCGTCACCTCGGACACCCGCGACAACGCCGAGGACGTGCTGAACGAGCGGCTCACGGAGCGCGGTCTCGGCGGCGGAACGGCCACGCAGGTCTCCGCGCCGGGCCAGCAGTTCATGGTGGTCGAGGTGCCCGGCGCGAACCGGACCGAGGTCATAGACCTCATCGGCGACCGCGGGCAGGTCGAGATATGGGCGATGTACCCGGACGAGAACGGCACCTACGAGACCGAAGCCTTGCTCGACCAGGGCGACCTCGCCGAAGTGGGTGGCGCACAACAGCAACAGGGCGAGACGTTCGTCCCCATCCGACTGAGCGAGGGGGCCGGCGCGCGCTTCGGCGACGCCATGCGGGCCAACGGCTTCGACCAGCAGGGCGGCACGCGGTGTCGATACGACCTGAACGCCTCCCTCGAGGCGAACACCGAGGACGACCCCGGTCGGTGTCTGTTGACGACCCTGGACGGCGAGGTCGTCTTCGCCGCCGGCATCGCGCCGAGTCTCTCCTCGTCGTTCGAAAGCGGCGCGTTCGACGAGGATCCCTCCTACCGGACGACGACGACCTCCTTCGAGGAGGCCCGCGAACTCGAAATCAACATGCGCGCGGGCGCGCTCCGAACCAACCTCGACATCGACAACCGCGGGACGACGTTCTTTTTGTTACCGAGTCTCGCCGAGCGATTCAAGCCGCTCTCGCTCGTGACCGGCGGCGCGGCGGTGCTCGCGGTCTCGCTCATGGTCTTTTTCCGGTATCGCCGCAAGGAGATCGCGGCGCCGATGTTACTCGCGGCGGGTGCGGAGGTGTACCTCCTCCTCGGGTTCGCGGCCGCGGTGAGTCTGCCGCTCGATCTCTCTCACATCGCGGGCTTCATTGCGGTCATCGGGACCGGGGTCGACGACCTCGTCATCATCGCCGACGAAATCATGCAACAGGGTGACGTCAGCACCTCGCGGGTGTTCGAGTCGCGGTTCCGGAAGGCGTTCTGGGTCATCGGGGCCGCGGCCGCGACGACGGTCGTCGCGATGTCGCCGCTCGCGGTTCTCTCGCTCGGGGATCTACAGGGCTTTGCGATCGTCACGATCGTCGGCGTCCTGATCGGCGTGTTGATTACGCGGCCGGCCTACGGGGACATCCTCCGCATCCTCGTGCTGGGCGAGGACGACTGA
- a CDS encoding DUF255 domain-containing protein gives MTFRDGTLVDWHEWGPEAFEAAERAGKPVLCSLTAPWCAWCDRMDEESYGDPKLAANIDESFLPVRVDVDRQPRIRERYNMGGFPTTVFLTPEGEVLSGATYLGPDGLRQVLDGVRGSWDAKGSAAGRVPRSVSGDDRPAGEVTADVEAHMVEQVAAAFDEEYGGWGTDAKFPLARTIEFALKRDRDRATRTLEAVRTHLFDTYDGGFYRFAETRRWGEPHREKLVDENAALLRAFTAGYLYTGEDAYRETAERTAEYLTTTAWSDDAFGASQAASDYYTLEPTEREDADPPHVDPTVLADRNGIAADALFRFAALTDHEGARRHAERALETVLGTLVADGRVDRFAGEDSESGLLVDHARVLSGLTAAAQVTGPEGWLPPARAVADDAVDRLVAADGSFRDGDPTGAGLLERPLYPLGTNAEMADALLDLEALTGEARYGDAAEDALAAFAGAYDRMGVEAAGYAAACARSHYEPLVVRTPAAGTDLHRAALRIADHEKVVVPGDRSDAVVVRGGEALPAAETPDALLDRAAEGPSI, from the coding sequence ATGACATTCCGTGACGGGACGCTCGTCGATTGGCACGAGTGGGGTCCCGAGGCCTTCGAGGCCGCCGAGCGTGCCGGCAAGCCGGTGTTGTGTTCGCTGACCGCCCCGTGGTGTGCGTGGTGTGACCGGATGGACGAGGAGTCCTACGGCGACCCCAAACTCGCCGCCAACATCGACGAGAGCTTCCTCCCGGTTCGTGTCGACGTCGACAGACAGCCCCGAATCCGGGAGCGATACAACATGGGCGGGTTCCCGACCACCGTCTTTCTCACCCCTGAAGGGGAGGTGCTCTCGGGCGCGACGTATCTCGGTCCGGACGGCCTCCGGCAGGTCCTCGATGGCGTCCGGGGCTCCTGGGACGCGAAGGGGAGTGCCGCCGGCCGGGTCCCCCGGTCGGTGTCGGGCGACGACCGCCCCGCTGGCGAGGTGACAGCCGACGTCGAGGCCCACATGGTCGAGCAGGTCGCGGCCGCGTTCGACGAGGAGTACGGCGGGTGGGGGACCGACGCGAAGTTCCCCCTCGCACGGACCATCGAGTTCGCGCTCAAGCGGGACCGCGACCGCGCTACCCGGACGCTCGAAGCCGTCCGGACCCACCTGTTCGACACCTACGACGGCGGGTTCTACCGCTTCGCCGAGACGCGGCGCTGGGGTGAGCCCCACCGCGAGAAACTGGTCGACGAGAACGCGGCGCTGCTCCGGGCGTTCACCGCGGGCTATCTCTACACGGGCGAAGACGCCTACCGGGAGACCGCCGAACGGACCGCGGAGTACCTGACGACGACCGCCTGGAGCGACGACGCGTTCGGGGCCAGCCAGGCCGCGAGCGACTACTACACGCTCGAACCGACCGAACGCGAGGACGCGGACCCACCCCACGTCGACCCGACCGTCCTCGCCGACAGGAACGGCATCGCCGCCGACGCGCTGTTTCGGTTCGCGGCCCTCACCGACCACGAGGGGGCCCGACGACATGCCGAACGGGCGCTCGAAACCGTCCTCGGAACGCTCGTAGCGGACGGCCGGGTCGACCGTTTCGCGGGCGAAGATAGCGAGTCCGGACTGCTCGTCGACCACGCCCGGGTGCTCTCGGGGCTGACTGCCGCGGCGCAGGTTACCGGCCCGGAGGGGTGGCTCCCCCCGGCGCGGGCGGTGGCCGACGACGCCGTCGACCGCCTCGTCGCCGCCGACGGCTCGTTCCGCGACGGCGATCCGACGGGGGCGGGGCTGCTCGAGCGGCCGCTGTACCCGCTCGGAACGAACGCGGAGATGGCGGACGCCCTCCTCGACCTCGAGGCGCTGACCGGGGAGGCGCGCTACGGCGACGCCGCCGAGGACGCCCTCGCCGCCTTCGCCGGGGCCTACGATCGGATGGGCGTCGAGGCGGCCGGCTACGCCGCGGCCTGTGCGCGCTCGCACTACGAGCCACTCGTCGTCCGGACGCCGGCCGCGGGGACCGACCTCCACCGGGCGGCACTCAGGATCGCGGACCACGAGAAGGTCGTCGTCCCCGGCGACCGCTCCGACGCCGTCGTCGTCCGGGGCGGCGAGGCGCTCCCCGCGGCGGAGACGCCGGACGCACTGCTCGATCGGGCCGCCGAGGGACCGAGTATTTAA
- a CDS encoding plastocyanin/azurin family copper-binding protein — translation MDRRSFLTAAGTTAMVALSGCLDGGLSDADFDIGMSQNAFLPEEYEVSVGETVVWGNNGSRGHTVTAYEGTIPESAEYFASGGYGDLETAREEWHATGGGNISPGGTYEHTFEVPGRHNYLCIPHEPSGMVGVIVVTE, via the coding sequence ATGGACCGACGGTCGTTTCTTACAGCCGCCGGAACGACGGCGATGGTCGCCCTTTCGGGCTGTCTCGACGGCGGACTCAGCGACGCCGACTTCGACATCGGGATGTCGCAGAACGCCTTCCTCCCCGAGGAGTACGAGGTGTCCGTCGGCGAGACCGTCGTCTGGGGCAACAACGGCTCCCGGGGCCACACCGTCACCGCCTACGAGGGAACCATCCCGGAGTCGGCCGAGTACTTCGCCTCCGGCGGCTACGGCGACCTCGAGACCGCCCGCGAGGAGTGGCACGCGACCGGCGGCGGCAACATCTCGCCCGGCGGGACGTACGAACACACCTTCGAGGTCCCCGGCCGGCACAACTACCTCTGTATCCCCCACGAGCCGAGCGGGATGGTCGGCGTAATCGTCGTGACGGAGTGA
- a CDS encoding HEAT repeat domain-containing protein produces the protein MTNGDDEPADGTDDGASDGDADTEPGAESDTADVEALESRLEDAESALEAAGTEADLDSVEAAVDDIEADLEDAEFPVVEPDDDDEEPEDLAEPLEDRLGDLRDGIEDQRGPYGEDVADAAGDAAGTIRGTRWTRDGEPAVAAAVEAFLESAREELDAEFAVASGSGEEGDGDDGGNETDRLADAVESVGETAADGRLDADEDAGTIAALLEAADALESALEDAEEWSDLEIAEQLEREGFYDRMHSENRKDFPPELGVVRIAEAENDPERILMALENFDSDFMQENCLDALRRLGPEEAIEPVEALAQRREVPAIEVLGKIGAERSVETLVDFVDSGNPPLQKATLRALGEIGSEEASQPIANVLADENSAVRSVAARALGLIGDTRAIEPLSDRLDDDDETDEVRGSAAWALVRIGTERALEAAAAHDDDRDYAVQLEAERARDATA, from the coding sequence ATGACCAACGGGGACGACGAGCCCGCCGACGGCACCGACGACGGGGCGTCAGACGGCGACGCCGACACCGAGCCCGGAGCCGAAAGCGACACCGCAGACGTCGAGGCGCTCGAGTCGCGGCTCGAGGACGCCGAGTCGGCCCTCGAAGCTGCCGGGACGGAGGCCGATCTCGATTCGGTCGAGGCGGCCGTTGACGACATCGAAGCCGACCTCGAGGACGCTGAGTTCCCGGTCGTCGAGCCCGATGACGACGACGAGGAGCCGGAGGACCTGGCCGAACCGCTCGAGGACCGACTCGGCGATCTCCGCGACGGCATCGAGGACCAGCGCGGTCCCTACGGCGAGGACGTCGCCGACGCGGCGGGCGACGCCGCGGGGACGATCCGCGGGACGCGCTGGACCCGGGACGGCGAACCCGCCGTGGCCGCCGCGGTCGAGGCCTTTCTCGAATCCGCTAGAGAGGAACTCGACGCCGAGTTCGCCGTCGCGAGCGGCAGCGGCGAGGAGGGGGACGGCGACGACGGGGGCAACGAAACCGACAGGCTGGCCGACGCGGTGGAGTCGGTCGGTGAGACCGCCGCCGACGGCCGCCTCGACGCCGACGAAGACGCCGGTACCATCGCCGCGCTCCTCGAAGCCGCCGACGCCCTCGAGTCGGCCCTCGAGGACGCCGAGGAGTGGAGCGACCTCGAGATCGCCGAACAGCTCGAACGCGAGGGGTTCTACGACCGCATGCACTCGGAGAACCGCAAGGACTTCCCGCCGGAACTCGGCGTCGTCCGGATCGCCGAGGCCGAGAACGATCCGGAGCGGATCCTCATGGCGCTCGAAAATTTCGATTCGGACTTCATGCAGGAGAACTGCCTCGACGCGCTCCGGCGGCTCGGCCCCGAGGAGGCGATCGAACCGGTCGAGGCGCTCGCACAGCGCCGCGAGGTGCCCGCCATCGAGGTGCTCGGCAAGATCGGCGCCGAGAGATCGGTCGAGACACTTGTCGATTTCGTCGATAGCGGGAATCCACCGCTCCAGAAGGCGACACTGCGCGCGCTCGGCGAGATCGGGAGCGAGGAGGCGAGCCAACCGATCGCGAACGTGCTGGCAGACGAGAACTCTGCCGTCCGTTCGGTCGCAGCCCGGGCGCTGGGGCTCATCGGCGATACGCGCGCGATCGAGCCGCTTTCGGACCGACTCGACGACGACGATGAAACGGACGAAGTCCGAGGGTCGGCCGCGTGGGCGCTGGTTCGGATCGGCACCGAGCGCGCGCTCGAGGCCGCTGCGGCCCACGACGACGACCGCGATTACGCCGTTCAACTCGAGGCCGAGCGGGCCCGCGACGCGACCGCGTGA